The Mytilus galloprovincialis chromosome 7, xbMytGall1.hap1.1, whole genome shotgun sequence genome has a window encoding:
- the LOC143082451 gene encoding transient receptor potential cation channel subfamily M member 3-like, protein MGNNVELAAELWSNCDNPMLTALVSIVYLSAMANKAEQLFEETLQTDILSHSRKFTSRAVKLLDKLFIHKETMATKALDYVSEVWDHKESPLHFGHQFNMEEFISHPSAQKDASKRMFPYVNEDDTTVTMNKPTDRSTTKNFKSRECWPYIKNHLHLDSAWTLLTAPFAKLSIHAIVFVAALVMFSIFLTRDLKTEISVLEGMIFIYICGDFLEELWSMIRPEDCSWSFQRVLLHLFDVWNILDFVCFILYIVGFGLHYYYPDLLLHTRRIYSVALFIMFLRLLNLLLLIKRFGIIIIMIKEMLVDLVEYLVILIILMFAAGIVYQANIYPNHTVTAFPRDIQNWQIWSILKIPYWQVYGELYLDVLEASDDTGCTTNSTLWMNDPSLNRCPTSDWLPPVIAATYMMLTNWLLLNIVIAMFSARFDLIKTNSSQKWRYHRHSVVIEYEHKIPSPLNIPFRVLIILFYVMCYFPFYLRNECTKETIQGHGIEEMLQRQQEFARIIIEEEKDEGLI, encoded by the exons ATGGGTAACAATGTTGAACTAGCAGCTGAATTGTGGAGCAACTGTGATAATCCAATGC TTACAGCTCTTGTCTCAATCGTTTACCTGTCTGCTATGGCAAACAAAGCAGAACAGTTATTTGAGGAAACACTTCAAACTGATATTTTATCTCATTCTAG aaaatttaccTCGCGTGCTGTAAAACTTTTAGACAAATTGTTTATTCACAAGGAAACAATGGCTACTAAAGCTCTTGACTATGTTTCCGAAGTTTGGGATCATAAAGAAAGTCCTTTACATTTCGGACATCAATTCAACATGGAAGAATTTATATCTCATCCATCTGCGCAGAAAGATGCCAGCAAACGGATGTTCCCTTACGTCAATGAGGACGACACTACAGTTACTATGAACAAACCAACAGATAGAAGTACTACAAAGAATTTCAAAAGTCGGGAATGTTGGCCATACATAAAG aaccATCTTCACCTAGATTCGGCATGGACATTATTAACAGCACCTTTTGCAAAGCTTTCTATCCACGCC ATAGTTTTTGTTGCGGCTTTAGTTATGTTCAGCATTTTTCTCACCCGTGATTTAAAAACAGAGATTTCGGTATTAGAAGGGATgatattcatttatatttgtggAGATTTCTTGGAGGAACTATGGAGTATG ATTCGACCTGAAGATTGTTCCTGGTCTTTTCAAAGAGTATTGCTGCATTTGTTTGATGTATGGAACATTTTGGATTTTGTATGCTTCATTTTATACATCGTCGGCTTTGGATTACACTATTATTATCCTGATTTGCTTTTGCATACTAGACGAATCTACAGCGTGGCTTTGTTCATAATGTTTCTTCGCTTGTTAAACTTATTACTTTTAATCAAACGATTTGGTATTATCATTATAATGATCAAAGAAATG CTTGTGGATCTCGTTGAATATTTAGTGATTCTAATCATACTGATGTTCGCCGCTGGTATAGTTTATCAAGCAAATATTTACCCAAATCATACAGTTACAGCATTTCCGAGAGACATACAGAACTGGCAAATTTGGTCAATCCTAAAAATACCTTACTGGCAGGTCTACGGAGAGTTGTATTTGGATGTTCTTGAAG CTTCAGATGATACTGGATGCACAACTAATAGTACATTATGGATGAACGATCCGTCCTTAAACAGATGCCCGACATCCGACTGGCTTCCCCCTGTAATCGCTGCTACATATATGATGTTAACGAACTGGTTGCTGCTGAATATTGTTATCGCAATGTTTAG tgcACGATTTGATTTGATAAAGACAAATTCCAGTCAGAAATGGCGGTACCATCGACACTCAGTTGTGATTGAATACGAACATAAGATACCTTCACCACTGAACATCCCGTTTAGAGTTCTCATTATTCTCTTTTATGTTATGTGTTATTTTCCTTTCTACTTACGCAATGAGTGTACAAAGGAAACCATTCAAG GCCATGGTATTGAAGAAATGTTACAGCGACAGCAAGAATTCGCTAGAATTATAATAGAGGAGGAAAAGGACGAGGGACTCATTTAG